The region gcgggttgggggagggaggggggaggggggaggggagcgaCTGAGTGCCNNNNNNNNNNNNNNNNNNNNNNNNNNNNNNNNNNNNNNNNNNNNNNNNNNNNNNNNNNNNNNNNNNNNNNNNNNNNNNNNNNNNNNNNNNNNNNNNNNNNNNNNNNNNNNNNNNNNNNNNNNNNNNNNNNNNNNNNNNNNNNNNNNNNNNNNNNNNNNNNNNNNNNNNNNNNNNNNNNNNNNNNNNNNNNNNNNNNNNNNNNNNNNNNNNNNNNNNNNNNNNNNNNNNNNNNggggggggggggggggggcgggggggggggggggggggggggggggggggggagcgaCTTAGTGCCTGTAATTGGTGCTGGGGTTTCCAGCATCAACCTGAGGGGCGCTTAGGAGCCTTGAGGAGTGGAGGTGGCGAGGGTGGCCCTTGAGGTAGGACACAGGACGGGAAGCAGCTTGCCGCACACCATGTGAGCTGTGTGGAGGTGGTCGTCACTGCTGGTTGAAACCCCCCGGGATCACGGGCATGGGGTCTGGGAACGTAGTAACCAGAATGGCCACCTGGACCGCAGAATCTCAGGAGATTTGTTGTCCCCTGAGGTCCTAGGACGCGTGACATGACGTCTGGGCCGTAATCACTGCCGCCGCCCGAGCCTCCGTGCACTGTggcctctgccccttccctgtgCTCTCCTGTCCCACGTCCCAGTGGGCGGGGCCCTCGAGAGCGCTGGAGGGGTCCGGGTCCATATGAGACCAGAGGGTGACCCCCCACTGGAGGGGTTTGCCTTGGGGGACCTCCCCCTGCCTGACGGGAGCCCTGGGCTGGTGTCTCCTTGGGCACTGGCATCGGCAGATGAGACGAATCCAGGAAAGAAACCCCACCTCGAAGGCCCAGGGTGAGGAGGCCTCTTGACTCTGTCAACCCCACCCCAGCCTCGACGGGGAGTGGGTGAACTCGGTCATCTAAACGCGGGGCATTCACTGGCACAGCCCCGCCGGGGACCCGGGGGGAGTGGCCGGGGAGGCGTCCCGCGCCTGTCCTGGGGGTGCTCCCGGTACCTCGAGGCCCTGGGGCCTGGGTGCAAGACGGCTGctccccgccctcctccctgGGCTTTCCCTGTTGTCACAACTTCgctttttgcattttttgtattataaaagaggaagaagtagAAGCCGTGACTGGCATCAAAAAGGTTTCAGTTGCTAATTATCTTCTGTTCACTTCTTGATTCTTGAAGCGATAGATTGGGTGGCTCGTGTGTTACATGTGACTTACCGGTGACAGTGCAGCCCCTTCACACCCCCTGGTGATTTCTCCTCAGTGAAGCACAACTGGGAGACCATGAGCAAAGCCATTCAGAACCACATCGGCTCTCTGAACTGGAGCTACCAGCGGGCTCTGAGGGAGAAGGCGGTGGCCTATGTCAACTCCTACGGGGAATTTGTTGAACACCATAAAATCAAGGTCTGTTAGGGTGTTTTGTCCCGTTCGTTGCTTTCCTTACTTCTGCCATGCCTGCCGTGAACCCAGACTCCGTGTTGCATGTTGAGGGCTGCAGCCGGTGTGCGTGTGCACAGCCGTGCATGCGTGTGCTTTCCCCAGTGTTTGTTGATTCCACGTCTGGCTAAAGTGGAGAAATTGCCTTTTAAAGAACTCTCAGTTTTAACTTATTTGCCTTTCGGTTTCATTGccatcttaaaagagaaaatgtttaaacagTTCAGAGTTCAAAATTCTAAAAAGATCAAAATTTTAGGAGTGcaattcttttgtaaaatgaaaccTTAACTAGAACTCCGGTACATATTATTCATAAAAGCACTAGTAAAAGTAGTGTCAGAATTagtgtattttatacatttatatttgtagTATTTGTGTGTTGTAAGATCAGTACTTAAGGAGAATGAGACTGTTTCGATGATCACAAACATTGAACTGGAGTATGAGAGACGGTCCGATACCATCCTCAAACCTGCTCCACCTCTGTCCTCTGCTTTGGTGGCACAGTACTCGATGGCCTGGACAGGACTTGAGGTCCTTTTGTGGTCACCTGTTGTCTCTAGAAAGGTGTCAGTGGTGTGTTGAGAGCTGAGAACCTCACATGGCCACAGGAGACCGGGGTGGGAGCTCCAGTCGGTGGGCTTGTTTCTCAGGCCGTCACCTGCCTGCCTTCTCCCCGCCGCAGCCTGGCTGTTCTGTTCAGGACCCTCCTCCAGGCtgccctccctccatcccactgttttttaattttctaatgaaAATGGATTTATGATTTGCTTGCgtaattgaaaataaacaaacaatgaaCAGCTTTGTGGATTCCGCAGAGCCTGGATTTCGGGACGGCGCACAAGGGTCTTCAGAGTTGGCGCCCTCTTTCCTTGTTCCTTCCCGGCACTGGCTGCTCCCCAGATGCCAGCTGCTCTGCGGCCTGCGCGCTTGGCCACGCTCTGTCCTCCCTCCAGTGCCCCGTGCGGCCGCCCTGACTGGCCCTCCAGTCCCCCGCTGCCCCGCAGCGCGGCCGTGGTGCCCAGGCTGTGGGCACGCCTGTTTTCTGTGCAGGAGGTTATCCCAATGCATTGCTATCTTTGCATGTGTGTTCCCGCTGACAGGAAGCTCCGTAGTAACTGCTGCCTCCCGGGTGTCTGATATTCTGTGGTGTTTGATGAAAAGTGAAGTTTGCTTTGCTCTTTCCAAGGCAACCAATGGAAAAGGACAAGAAACATATTATACTGCAGCAAAATTTGTCATAGCAACAGGGGAAAGGCCACGCTATTTGGGAATCCAAGGAGATAAAGAATACTGTATTACTAGGTAAGATTAACTAGGCCATCTAACCGAAAGTTGTAAATAGTATGTTTCTGTGTCTCCAGTTTATTTACTCCCTGTCTTATTTCACAAAAGATTTGAACTAATGACAAATAAAAGTACATACAATGCAAAGCTAAGTAGTTAACATAATGGAGCACAGAGACCGTAGGCTTGGtaaataataaggtcacagatgcACACAGGTGTGTTACAGGTCTCCTGGTAGGTGCTCTGGGAATGGGCCTGGGATTTGGCTCTACGAATTCTAGAGCTCACAGGGAAGCGGTGACTACTTCACTGCTTTAGGGTTTCGTGTCTGTATGACAGTAATGAACCAGGTGACCAGGAGGAGCACAGCTGTCTTAATACTGGGATGTAATAGGAATTCTCATTGGACGGTTGTAGCAGGACCTACGACCTTGACATGTAAAGCTGGAAatgactttcaaatttttttgagTAGGCGcactttaagaaatacatttttcactGTGTGGTTGTTCAGGTGAACACACACGCCAGACAAAGCAGTGTTTCTTATTATTACATAGAATGTGCTCTAATATCCtctattccattttattatttacaaagtCTTGGCCTGCTACCCACTAGTTTGATTTTGAGACACTGGGCTGGACATCTCCCTCCACAGTGGACACGCACTCCGCAGGCTGTCTGTCCCCTTCCGTGCCTGTTCGTTCCGGCCCCGCATGGCACCATCCCGCCTGGAAACCCCTTCTTTCTTTGCAGCGATgatctcttctctctgccctacTGCCCGGGCGCGACCCTGGTGGTGGGCGCATCCTCCGTGGCACTGGAGTGCGCAGGCTTCCTGGCCGGCCTGGGCCTGGAGGTCACGGTCATGGTGCGCTCGCAGCTCCTGCGGGGCTTCGACCAGGAGATGGCCGAGAAGGTGGGTTCCTCCGTGCAGCAGCTCGGCATCCGCTTCCTGCGCAAGTTCGTGCCCGTGGAGGTGAGTCCCCAGCACCTGCCAGCCTTCGCTGTCGCCTCACCCTCCCCGCGCCCACGCTTTCCTGTTGCCCTCATTAACTCTGCTCGCCAGGGACCCTGAAGATGGCGCTGCCGCCCCGGGTCTCGGCGCccggctgccccctccccctcctccccttccccctctctgtccctcccccgGCCCGGCCGCTGTCTCGGTGCTGAGGCCTCTGCTCAGGCATCCTCCCCAACTCCACACCCATTTATGCAGCTGCCTGCTGGGCATCTCCACTTGAAttcctctccagcattttaaatttcacaagATGAAATAAAGCTCTTGATTTCCCCACCGAATGTACTCCCTGCTGTGTTTCCGGCCTGTCTCAGTGCTCGGGAAGTGGTCCCCTGGAGCACGCCATCTGTTAAGTCAATGCCTGGAAAGCATCCCTCCGTGGCTCCCCTTCTGTTGTCTCCAACTAACCCAGCAACTTATCTCTCCCTCCACATTGTCCCTTGGGACGGCCTTCTTTTCTCTGTCCAAACACctaaacatacacacaccctgTGGTCCACCTATTTTCTGTCACCTGTAGAGATAATCCTTGCACTTTTCCTCCTCACCAGGTTCAGCAGTTGGAGAAGGGGTCACCCGGGAAGCTGAAGGTAGTGGCTAAATCTGCGGAAGGAACAGAGATGATTGAGGGCCTTTACGACACGGTGAGTTTCTGTCGTGTGAGCAGCGCGTGGATGAACACGCTCATAAGTTAGCGCAGATGAAACTTATGGGAAAATTATACCAGCATTAACTCTTTTCTTGATTCTTCGTGAGAGTCTGATACATATGGAAGGTGGTTGTGCTGTTGACATTTGATAGTTTTCAGTGGTACACGAAGCATACGATGGTgaaatatacgtgtgtgtgtcaCTATGCAGGGAACAAAATCTGGAAGCAGGTATACCTGACTGCTTTTAGTACTTACTTCTGGGGAATTAGATGTCTTATACATTTCTGCATTTGAATATTTTTGCAATTAACattgaatacattttataatcaaaacaacaataaagatattttcaaaaacaaacaatgtAAAATCTCCAAACAGTGTGACTAGTCCATGGACTTTTGGGTGGCAACAATTCTAATTTAAACTGATGATATTTAGAGACCATTTCTTTTGTAAACTGTAGTTTATACCTTTAACATAAACTGTACACTTATGTTTTACACACTCTTATAACATGATTCTTTTCAATTAAAAGTAGATAGTGTGGAGAGGCTCACCAAAgccaaaaatatgtaaaacaaaaacaaaaataaaaatcagcctCTGTTcagattttgattaggattgcgGTGGATGCGTAACCAGTTGGAAACACTGGACTTCTTTGCAGTATCCAGTCtcccagtccatgaacatggtatatctgtccttTGACTTAAGCCATCTGTCATAGTTCCCAACGAAGTTAGTACATTTCTCTGTAGACATCAAGAAGGTCttctgttagatttattcctaggtacatatgtatttctgtatagttacaaatgttttttgaaaaaatgtcattGTCTTTCACTGTTTGTTGCTGATATATAGAAATGCTGCTGATTTGCGTGATTTGATATAGTATTCAGTAAGCTTGCTAAAGTCATATTTGGTCATGTGTCCTTAGATTATTTGGGGTCTTCCTTGTACACGTTCATAACAAGGGGTTTGCTTGCTCCTTCGACTGTTTCCCTGTCCTCCTTTTTCTTGCACAAGGGCACCAGCTATGGCCTCCAGTGCAGTATTAACAAGAAATGCAGAGCCAGGCGCTCCTGTCTGTTCTCAGGGTCGGAAGGAAGGCTTTCACTGTTTCATGGTTATAGAGCAAGGTTTTCCATAGGGTTTGGGTAGATATTCTTAATCATGttaaagaaatcattttctatttcttgtttgctaagtggtttcttttgttattttggtttatgtttgttttaaaagtcagGAGTGGATATTTAGCTGTAACATTGTTTCTTTTGTAGctgttaatgatttttttttttctttaatctgttagTGAATTGAATTACATTGGTTTCTAATGTTCAGTCAACTTTGTATTCCTGATAAACCCAACTTGGTAATGGTCCTTTTtgtatattgttggatttggttatttagaatttttgcatctatattcaagaATTGTATTGgcttataattttcctttcatgTACTGAACTTTTCAGATTTTGGTATCAAAGTTATTCTAGCTCATGAAAGAAGTTTGGAAtatgttccttctttttctgttctctgcaAGCATTTAGTAATATTAGAAttagttctttgtatgtttgatagaattcactgaTGCAACCCCCAGGGCCTAGAATGTTCAATGaagatacatttaattttaacagTCAACGGACCTTTGAAAGCTTTCTACTTTTTTCTATATCAACTTTtgatttgttatattttctcagaattagtctgtttcatctaagttatcataTGTATTGGTATAAAGTTGTGCAAAATATCTAAAATtgtgaattgtttatttttgtaatgatGTATCATTTACATGTAGCGATATGCACAGTTCAGTTGGCTTTGACAAGTGTACATGTTTCTGTAATGCACACTCCTTTGAGAGTAACAGAGCATTTCTGTGGAGTCGGAAAGCTGTCTTGCACCCCTTCCCAGTACCTTACCCCAAGCAACCCTGATCTGGTTCTGTCACCAGAGACCAGTTGTTCCTATTGAGATGCCACGGACGTGGAGCCATGGGGTACGTGCTCCTCGGGGTCTGACTCGGGATCCATGCATGTGGCGTGTATCAGTGGCTGGCTCTTTTCACCATATGAATTGTCTCCATGTACCACATGTCACTCACTTTCCTGTGGAGGGATGCCAGGCTGTTTGCAGCTGGGTTCTTGTGACGAAAACTCTGTGAAGGTTCTTGCGTGAGGCCTTCTGTGGACACACACTTTCCTTTCTTGTGGATAAATACCTATGAGTGAAATTGCTTGGTCATTCGGGActttctgtgtttaacttttgggGAAACTGCCAGACAGCTTCCAAATGATTgtctcattttatatttccaccaaggATGCAAGAGTTGTGGTTGTTCTGTAGCCTCACCAACATTTGGGGTTCTCGActtttttgtttaagccactctaGTGCATGTTTAGTGGAATCTTGTTATAGGTTTAACTTGCATCTTCCTAATGACTACAGTGATGTTTGGCAATttctcatgtgttttttggccatttaaatattttcccttatcAAGTGTCtgagtctttggcccatttttggtTGGGTTATTGAATTTTGTTTGGAATTGCAGGAGTTCTGTGTGTCTTGTGGGTACATTCGTTTTTcagatgtatgtgtgtgaatatttCTTGCCATCTAGTTGCCCATTTAGTTTTTTATGGCATCTTTTGATGAgcaatagttttaaatttttgctgaagtttaatttatcaaatttttgttttatgattaaAGTTCTCTGTGTGCTCTACCCAGAGGTTGTGAAGATAGTCTACATTTTCTTCCTAAAGCTTTATAGCTTTATCTTTTATGTTTAAGCCTGTAATTCATCTTGAACTAATTTTTGTTGACAGTGTGAGGTAGGAATTGAGgttctttttcttccatgttGATACCCAGAGCCATCTGTGAAGAGACTTCTCTTTgtccattgaattgctttggtGCCTTTGTGATCATGTGATGTTTTaactgtgggtctgtttctgtccTCTCTGACCTATTTTGGTCATTGAAGCTTTATAGTAAGTATTAGACCAGGGAGGGTAGGCTCTCTAACTTTGCATAGGGCCTTTCcatatgaaatttttttattgaagtataactgatttacaatgttacattagtttcaggtgtacagcaaagtgattcagatatatgtgtgtgtgtgtgtgtgtgtgtatatatatatatattctttttcagatttttttccaattataggtaatacaatatattgaatatagttccctgtgctatacagtgcgcccttgttgattatttactttatacatagtagtgtgtacctgttaatcccaaactcctaatttatccctccccaccttttcccctttggtaaccataagtttgttttctatgtctgtgagtctgcttctgttttgtgaataagttcatttgtatcatttttttagattccacatataagtgatatcatatgatacttgtctttgtctgacgtacttcacttagtatgataatctctaggtccatccatgtttccaatttgttaaaaaaaaaaaatcctgctgggattttgattgagattgtatTGCTTATGTAGATGAAtttgggagaactgacatcttaacaacatTGATTTTTCCCGTACACGAACCtcatatatctttccatttatttgcaagTTCTTTAGTTTCTCAGCAGCTTTTTGTCATTTTGCTCTAGAGGGCtttcatgtattttgttaaatttatctctaagtatttcatatttttaagctgctgtaagtggtattttaaattttaaattttcagtggttagaaatacaaataatacatagaaatacaaatgatttttgtacattgaccTCCTTAGGATTTGTTCTGCGTAAAACaccagttttgtttcttctttccagtctgtgtgcttttatttctttttcttgccttgttacACTGATTAAGACACCCACAACAGTGTAGAATGGAAACTGTGAGAGTTCCCCCATCTCAGCAGTGAGGCCGTCTTTCATCACAGCTGGGATGTAAGCTCTCGGGTTTTTGCAGACGCCTTTTATCAGGCTGGGGAAGTGTTCTTTTATTCTGAATGTGCTGAGGATTTTATTAAAATCCTCAAAGGGTGttcagttttgtcaaatgctgtcCCCACATCTACTGGGATGATTAagttgttttctcctttattccgttaatatggtgaattacactgattgaGTTTTGTATGTTAAACCAGATTTGTGTTTTTGGGACAAAGCCCACTTTTTTTATGTTGCTCTATTTACTTGCTGACATCTGttaaggattttgcatctatgttcatgaggagTGTTagcttctaattttcttttcttttcctgctcttgTTTGATTCTGTGTCAGATGATTGTGCCGGCCTTCTACAGGAGACTTGGGACGTGGTCCCTCTTCTGTGTCCCGGGGAGTTTGTGTATCattaatgttatttcttttttaaaaaaaatatttatttatttttggctgcattgggtcttcattgctgctcgtgggctttctctagttgtggtgagcagtggctactcttcattgtgagggcttctcattgcagtggcttctctcgttgcagagcacgggctctaggcgtgcgggcttcagtagttgtgtcacgtcgGCTCATCattaatgttatttcttttttaaaaaaaaatatttatttatttttggctgcattgggtcttcgttgctgctcgtgggctttctctagttgtggtgagcagtggctactcttcatagtgagggcttctcatagcagtggcttctctcgttgcagagcacgggctctaggtgtgcgggcttcagtagttgtgtcacgtcggctcagtagttgtggctcgtggacgctagagctcaggttcagtagttgtggcacacgggctcagttgctctgcggcatgtgggatcttcctgaaccagggcttgaacccgtgtcccctgcattggcaggcggattctcgaccactgcgccaccagggaagtccttagtgTTATTTCTTACGTGTTCCATAGACTCTACCAATGAAGTCACCTGGGTCTGGAGTTAGTTTATGGGAAGTTTATGCATTGTGGATTCAGTTTCTGTAATGAGTATAGAGTTCCTTAGTCttctaaggctgccataacaaagtgccactAGATGGGGTTTCTCTCGGCTCTGGAGACCAGACCCCTGAGATCAAAGTGTGAGTAGACTGGTCTCCTCTGAGGCCTATCTCCTGGGCGTGTAGACGGCCGCCTTCTCCGTGTGTCCTCACGTGATCACCCCTCAGTTTGTGTTGTGTGTGTCCCAAAAACCTCTTCTTATATAAGGACACAAGTCAGACTGGGTTTAGGCCACCCTAATGGCCTTGttttaccttaatcacctctgcaaaggccccatctccagatacagtcacattcGGAGGTTCTGGGGGTCAGGGCTGCAGCATGAACTTGGGGAAGGGGCACAATGTAGCCCATGACGTAGGGTTATTCAGACTTGTGTGGGTGCAAGTTTGCTAAATTCTGTCTTTCAAGGAATCTATTTCGTCTAAACTGTCAAATTTATTGGTATAGAGTGTTCGTAACATTCTGTtactatccttttaatgtctgaaGGATCCATAGTGATGTTCCCTGTGTCGTTCCTGATATTGatcatttgtttttgctttctctctaaATGTAGGTTTTGTTAGCAATTGGTCGTGACTCCTGTACAAAGAAAATCGGGCTGGAGAAGATTGGTGTCAAAGTCAATGAGAAGTGAGTCCCGGGCGTCACCACCCAGCACTGCACGGGGCACGGCGTTTCTACACATCACCTCCTGGAGACTCTTATCTAATTACTAACATGCAAAGTTTCGATGctttaaatttactttataaGTACTGTGCCAGCTCTGTATTATCAATTTTTTCATTAATCAATTGATAACTCTTCATGTTTTCCTTAAATATCTCACGCATtaaacagttattttttaaaaattgtgggaaTGTATTCACCTAACTTCTGTGATTTAGAATGAATTTGTACGTTCTTgatcaggcagagagaaaaatttCGAAGCTATGGGTTTGACTCT is a window of Physeter macrocephalus isolate SW-GA chromosome 18, ASM283717v5, whole genome shotgun sequence DNA encoding:
- the TXNRD3 gene encoding thioredoxin reductase 3 isoform X2, coding for MHQATLLGQALTDSRKFGWEYHQQVKHNWETMSKAIQNHIGSLNWSYQRALREKAVAYVNSYGEFVEHHKIKATNGKGQETYYTAAKFVIATGERPRYLGIQGDKEYCITSDDLFSLPYCPGATLVVGASSVALECAGFLAGLGLEVTVMVRSQLLRGFDQEMAEKVGSSVQQLGIRFLRKFVPVEVQQLEKGSPGKLKVVAKSAEGTEMIEGLYDTVLLAIGRDSCTKKIGLEKIGVKVNEKPGNIPVSDVEQSNVPCVYAVGDVVEAKPELTPVAVQAGKLLAQRLLGGCLEKDRVIGFHVLGPKAGEVTQGFAASMKRGLTKQLLDDTIGIRPTRAQDEVDVTFGTCFLRAELRYRQLSANSCCLLPVGRRSPPWRSRSHRGWTSRRRTAEAKPLLSLSLPRSRFCEDGVLSAVAEGRTPA